A part of Candidatus Electrothrix aestuarii genomic DNA contains:
- a CDS encoding DUF448 domain-containing protein — MKRGHVPIRTCKGCGRKAEKSELIRLVWCEGSLQEDLGSRMSGRGVYTCRNKQCRSRLAKKKNILRRIIRQHG, encoded by the coding sequence GTGAAGAGGGGGCATGTACCGATCCGTACTTGTAAAGGGTGCGGACGGAAGGCCGAAAAGAGTGAGCTTATTCGCTTGGTATGGTGTGAGGGCTCCTTGCAGGAGGATTTGGGCAGCAGAATGTCCGGTCGGGGAGTGTATACCTGTAGAAACAAGCAGTGTAGGAGTCGGCTGGCAAAGAAGAAGAACATACTGAGGCGAATAATTCGCCAACACGGATAA
- the nusA gene encoding transcription termination factor NusA: protein MSGGENLKRILDQICRDKGIDRALMVDAIEEAVRSAVRKKFGGRRDIEVQFNEELGEIEAFQYRTVVDDVWDEDTEIHIDEARALDPDVELEDDLGEKMENIAELGRIAAQSAKQVIIHRLRDAEREVVFDMFRDREGSIVNGIVQRFERGKMIINLGRTDAVLPREGQIPKRSFKQGDRIRAYLQEVRQDARDFQLVLSRTCNEFLIKLFELEVPEIAEQIVKIMGAAREPGFRAKIAVTSAESDVDPVGACVGMKGARVQNVVQELQGERIDIVPWSPDPAKYVYNALAPAEVSMVIVDEEQHSLLVVVPDDQLSLAIGRQGQNVRLASRLLSWRIDVKSEQRYANLSKPGYRTLLALNGVDEAKADKLVAAGVTSVLEFAEADIETIIRIVGVDEDQAAVLKLQAADIPVPEIPEGEPEETSEGVQAAPVEENTDDAESGDEQLGNRVQDEETVLQQAKDDDEEVMPGNTVDPDEMGGNMMPQSDQDQSMSSSHDMIDGNKLF, encoded by the coding sequence ATGTCGGGTGGAGAGAATTTAAAGCGTATACTTGATCAGATCTGTCGAGATAAAGGCATTGATCGTGCGTTAATGGTGGATGCCATTGAGGAAGCTGTGCGGTCTGCGGTGCGGAAAAAATTCGGCGGTCGGCGTGATATTGAGGTCCAGTTCAACGAGGAACTTGGCGAGATTGAGGCCTTCCAGTATCGTACAGTGGTTGACGATGTTTGGGATGAGGATACCGAAATTCATATCGACGAAGCAAGAGCTCTTGATCCAGATGTCGAACTTGAGGACGATCTCGGAGAAAAGATGGAGAATATCGCCGAACTCGGACGTATTGCGGCCCAGTCTGCGAAACAGGTCATTATCCATCGTCTCAGAGACGCAGAGAGAGAAGTTGTTTTTGATATGTTTCGCGATAGAGAAGGCTCTATCGTTAACGGTATTGTTCAGCGTTTTGAGCGCGGCAAGATGATTATCAATCTTGGCCGCACAGATGCTGTCCTCCCCCGTGAAGGTCAAATTCCCAAGCGCTCATTCAAGCAGGGAGATCGGATTCGTGCCTATCTTCAGGAGGTTCGCCAGGATGCTCGGGACTTTCAATTAGTTTTGAGTCGAACCTGTAATGAGTTCCTCATTAAGTTATTTGAGCTGGAAGTCCCGGAGATTGCCGAGCAGATAGTGAAAATCATGGGAGCTGCCCGTGAACCCGGTTTTCGCGCAAAAATTGCTGTGACTTCAGCCGAATCTGATGTAGATCCGGTAGGCGCTTGCGTAGGTATGAAAGGAGCGAGGGTGCAGAATGTTGTGCAGGAGTTGCAAGGTGAACGAATTGATATTGTTCCCTGGAGCCCGGATCCGGCAAAATATGTCTATAATGCCTTGGCACCGGCTGAAGTGAGCATGGTTATCGTAGATGAAGAGCAACATTCCTTGTTAGTTGTTGTGCCGGATGATCAGCTATCATTAGCCATAGGTCGTCAGGGACAAAATGTCCGACTGGCCTCGCGTCTGCTGAGTTGGCGTATTGACGTGAAGAGTGAACAACGCTATGCGAATCTCAGTAAGCCTGGATACCGGACTCTTCTTGCTCTTAATGGTGTGGACGAGGCCAAAGCTGATAAACTTGTTGCAGCTGGTGTGACGTCAGTACTGGAATTTGCTGAGGCTGATATTGAAACCATTATTCGCATTGTCGGTGTTGATGAAGATCAGGCCGCTGTGTTGAAGCTGCAGGCAGCAGATATACCTGTGCCGGAGATACCGGAGGGTGAGCCTGAGGAAACCTCAGAAGGGGTACAGGCAGCACCTGTTGAAGAAAATACAGATGATGCAGAATCCGGTGATGAGCAGCTGGGCAACAGAGTTCAGGATGAAGAGACTGTGTTGCAGCAGGCAAAGGATGATGATGAAGAAGTCATGCCGGGAAATACAGTTGATCCTGATGAGATGGGTGGCAATATGATGCCTCAGTCTGATCAGGATCAGAGCATGTCATCCTCCCATGACATGATTGATGGCAATAAATTGTTCTAG
- the rimP gene encoding ribosome maturation factor RimP, with product MGTDRVIRTVEDFATPLLQEMGLELVEVQFRQESGWVLRLFIDRNEGVNVDDCASVSRQVATYLEVEDVIRHAFTLEVSSPGAERPLKRLEDFVRFSGKKVRVKLNDPVNEQYVFCGVLTGVDEVQKKITLAVDSSETEEMEIDLGAIARARLSL from the coding sequence GTGGGAACAGATCGGGTGATCAGAACAGTGGAAGACTTTGCCACTCCTCTTCTTCAGGAGATGGGATTGGAACTGGTAGAAGTGCAGTTCAGGCAGGAGTCCGGTTGGGTGCTCCGGTTGTTCATAGATCGAAATGAGGGAGTGAATGTAGACGACTGTGCCTCTGTCAGTCGGCAGGTTGCAACGTATCTGGAGGTTGAAGATGTAATACGGCATGCGTTCACCCTTGAAGTGTCCTCACCAGGAGCAGAACGCCCGCTGAAACGCCTGGAAGATTTTGTTCGTTTTTCCGGGAAAAAAGTCAGGGTAAAGCTCAATGATCCTGTTAATGAGCAGTATGTTTTTTGCGGGGTCCTGACAGGTGTGGATGAAGTACAAAAGAAGATAACCTTGGCTGTGGACAGCTCCGAGACAGAAGAGATGGAAATTGATCTGGGAGCTATTGCACGAGCACGTCTGAGCCTCTAG
- a CDS encoding S41 family peptidase gives MKRKFLLIVLLLFCTLAAQPGYCEAEKGQGDVETYKSLETFANVLDLLQKHYVDKVESKEVLIGAINGMLGSLDPHSSYMSPEDFKELQEDTRGSFSGIGIEVTVRDGILTVVSPIAGTPAYKQGVKAGDEIVKINNISTQGMTLPDAVKLLRGNQGEKVAITIRRSDLNELLDLVFVRDIIPHHSVVAEKLGGGFHYIQITSFQATTTRDFKKALRKAAQDEKIQGLVLDLRNNPGGLLDQAVQIADVFLESGVIVTTKGREKENDMFFEAHRDKTQHRFPTIVLVNGGSASASEIVAGALQDHKRAIILGTRTFGKGSVQTVVPLPNGAGVRLTTARYYTPSGRSIQATGIVPDMIIPFEEKMEGGLRNTPSTRLREEDLPHHFENNAQKKNNEFMGKKKKNIRPKKRAGNTLADRLAEDNQLQVALFFLKNMNDVASR, from the coding sequence ATGAAAAGAAAATTTTTATTGATTGTCCTGCTCCTGTTTTGCACTCTTGCTGCACAGCCGGGGTATTGTGAGGCCGAGAAGGGGCAGGGAGATGTAGAGACCTATAAAAGCCTTGAAACCTTTGCCAATGTGCTTGATCTCTTGCAAAAGCATTACGTGGATAAGGTGGAGAGCAAGGAGGTTCTTATAGGGGCCATCAACGGCATGTTGGGCTCCCTTGATCCTCATTCCTCCTATATGTCCCCGGAAGACTTTAAGGAGCTTCAGGAAGACACCAGAGGAAGTTTCAGCGGCATCGGTATAGAAGTGACGGTTCGTGATGGAATTTTGACCGTGGTTTCTCCTATCGCTGGGACCCCTGCCTATAAGCAGGGGGTAAAGGCTGGTGATGAAATTGTTAAAATCAATAATATCTCTACCCAGGGCATGACTCTGCCTGATGCCGTGAAACTATTACGCGGTAACCAGGGGGAAAAGGTAGCTATTACGATCAGGCGGAGTGACTTGAATGAGCTGCTGGATCTGGTCTTTGTCCGTGATATTATCCCGCACCATTCCGTCGTTGCGGAGAAGCTCGGGGGTGGATTTCATTATATCCAAATTACAAGCTTTCAGGCGACAACAACGCGTGATTTTAAGAAAGCCCTGCGCAAGGCTGCTCAGGATGAAAAAATTCAGGGGCTTGTTCTTGATCTCAGGAATAATCCCGGAGGCTTACTTGATCAGGCTGTCCAGATTGCAGATGTTTTTCTTGAAAGCGGAGTGATTGTCACCACCAAGGGACGGGAAAAAGAGAATGATATGTTTTTTGAGGCCCATCGAGATAAAACGCAGCACCGTTTTCCAACTATTGTGCTGGTTAACGGAGGATCAGCTAGTGCCTCAGAAATTGTCGCCGGCGCCCTGCAGGATCATAAGAGAGCAATTATTCTTGGAACACGAACCTTTGGTAAGGGCTCTGTGCAGACAGTGGTCCCTTTGCCCAACGGAGCAGGTGTTCGATTGACTACAGCCCGCTATTACACGCCGAGCGGCAGGTCTATCCAGGCGACAGGTATTGTACCGGACATGATTATTCCCTTTGAGGAAAAAATGGAGGGAGGGCTGCGAAACACGCCGAGTACTCGTCTGAGAGAAGAGGATCTGCCGCATCATTTTGAAAACAATGCACAAAAGAAGAATAATGAGTTTATGGGCAAAAAGAAAAAAAATATTCGCCCAAAAAAACGTGCTGGTAACACGCTGGCTGATCGACTGGCAGAGGATAATCAGTTGCAGGTCGCCTTATTTTTTTTGAAAAATATGAATGACGTGGCCTCCAGGTAG
- a CDS encoding peptidoglycan DD-metalloendopeptidase family protein, with protein sequence MSIRAWTSLRFILFFLCLALWQGECWGEITASSDEQGKVRIHIGQLQHDIRVQLDKIEEKNAAEREVFGQLDEINQKLARQKEKTTALQRRLTEQEKLLQDLKAKAELAEEKRSELQGHMLKRLRSFYMMGKVGMLNVTFSKKTLPELMLFSDAFANLVAYDRNIVLQYRAAMNELEQAVLSRELEKSLLEELVRQADEEKQVLFILRSEQKQVLDAIKQEKNVCQLAVDEMRKAEQELYDDLLRLRIEEKLDKEQGLLLGKGRLASPVTGTVLYRFGDTIQEGVRRGETMQGITVAIEPGTPVHTVYKGKVVFADYKRGYGNAVIIDHGGKYFTVTARLDEIFVHAGDTVEQDQEIGSSGDVATLYEPGVYFEIRHGRTPLDPLEWLQID encoded by the coding sequence GTGAGTATCAGAGCTTGGACATCGCTACGTTTTATCCTGTTTTTTTTGTGCCTTGCTCTTTGGCAGGGGGAATGCTGGGGTGAAATAACGGCATCGTCGGATGAGCAGGGGAAGGTCAGGATTCATATCGGCCAGCTCCAGCATGACATCAGAGTGCAGCTTGATAAGATTGAGGAGAAGAATGCCGCTGAGCGTGAGGTCTTTGGCCAGTTAGATGAAATCAATCAGAAGCTGGCCCGCCAGAAAGAGAAAACAACAGCCCTGCAACGGAGATTAACGGAACAGGAAAAGCTATTGCAGGATTTAAAGGCAAAGGCGGAGCTGGCAGAGGAAAAACGGAGTGAGCTTCAAGGGCATATGCTGAAGAGGCTGCGCTCTTTTTACATGATGGGCAAGGTCGGTATGCTCAATGTGACCTTTTCCAAAAAAACGCTCCCGGAGCTTATGCTTTTTTCCGATGCATTTGCAAACCTGGTTGCATATGATAGGAATATTGTTTTACAGTATCGTGCTGCCATGAATGAACTAGAGCAGGCGGTTCTTTCCCGTGAGCTGGAAAAATCACTCCTGGAAGAGCTGGTTCGGCAGGCAGACGAGGAAAAGCAGGTTCTCTTTATTCTTCGCTCTGAGCAGAAACAAGTGCTGGATGCTATTAAACAGGAGAAAAACGTCTGTCAGCTGGCTGTTGATGAAATGCGCAAGGCTGAGCAGGAATTGTATGATGATTTGTTACGGCTCAGGATTGAGGAAAAGCTTGATAAGGAACAAGGCCTTTTGTTAGGTAAAGGGCGTCTGGCCTCTCCTGTAACCGGCACAGTGCTTTATCGCTTTGGAGATACTATCCAGGAAGGAGTACGCAGAGGCGAGACTATGCAGGGGATAACTGTTGCCATTGAGCCGGGAACCCCTGTCCATACTGTGTATAAGGGAAAGGTTGTTTTTGCCGATTATAAACGCGGGTACGGTAATGCAGTTATTATTGATCACGGGGGAAAATACTTCACAGTGACTGCTCGTCTTGATGAGATTTTTGTGCATGCGGGAGATACTGTGGAGCAGGATCAGGAAATTGGCAGCAGTGGGGACGTTGCGACTCTGTACGAGCCTGGTGTGTATTTTGAAATCCGGCACGGTCGCACCCCATTGGATCCCTTGGAGTGGTTACAGATTGACTAA
- a CDS encoding permease-like cell division protein FtsX yields MKFLFAVLSQTWRNIVQTWRSQLLSLVTITLSVLIFAFFYLVYMNALHAGNLLNNDLRLIVYLEEQPDQSLQEEYRHKIEKFDKVEKVEFISRLEAYDRFKGQLNENQDVLQEIPHDFLPASIEIYPKRSLDTLSRIKLFSEYLQSLPGVLKVQYGREWVERFYSFIQLLRIIVLLSGTLLILTTTFMMGHSIRLTMLTRKKELELLRLVGASDHYIRVPFFLEGAVLGALGAGTGIGALYLLYSWIQLRFSGQGASEMFSFSFFSGTSIGIIVLLAVLLCAGGSFTSTRRILHL; encoded by the coding sequence ATGAAATTTCTTTTTGCTGTTCTCAGCCAGACCTGGCGCAATATTGTCCAGACCTGGCGGAGCCAGTTGCTTTCATTGGTAACCATTACCCTGTCTGTCCTGATTTTTGCTTTTTTTTACCTGGTCTATATGAATGCCCTGCATGCAGGCAATCTCTTGAATAACGATCTTCGTCTGATTGTGTACCTGGAAGAGCAGCCTGATCAGTCCCTGCAGGAGGAGTATCGCCATAAAATTGAGAAATTCGATAAGGTAGAAAAAGTAGAATTTATCTCTCGCCTGGAGGCATATGATCGATTTAAGGGGCAGCTCAATGAAAATCAGGATGTCCTGCAGGAAATTCCCCATGATTTCTTACCGGCTTCCATAGAAATCTACCCCAAAAGAAGCCTGGATACCCTGTCGCGGATAAAGCTCTTTTCCGAGTACCTGCAGTCCTTGCCCGGAGTGCTCAAGGTCCAGTATGGTCGGGAGTGGGTGGAGCGTTTTTATTCTTTTATCCAGTTGCTTCGTATTATAGTGTTGCTTTCCGGCACCCTGCTTATCCTGACCACCACCTTTATGATGGGCCATTCTATCCGTCTGACCATGCTGACCCGTAAAAAAGAGCTGGAATTATTACGGCTAGTCGGGGCCTCGGACCATTATATTCGCGTGCCGTTCTTTCTGGAAGGTGCCGTCCTCGGGGCTCTGGGGGCCGGGACCGGGATAGGCGCATTATATCTCTTATATAGCTGGATTCAACTTCGTTTCAGTGGTCAGGGCGCTTCTGAGATGTTTTCTTTTAGTTTTTTCAGCGGGACAAGTATCGGTATTATTGTGCTGCTGGCTGTCCTTCTTTGTGCCGGAGGAAGTTTTACCTCAACCCGCAGGATCCTTCATCTGTGA